A stretch of the Aphis gossypii isolate Hap1 unplaced genomic scaffold, ASM2018417v2 Contig00284, whole genome shotgun sequence genome encodes the following:
- the LOC126553639 gene encoding uncharacterized protein LOC126553639 translates to MLPRQKVKSNSGTGLLNTIINSLPVELHLPGYQYCGPGTNLEKRLALGQTGINGLDSACRDHDIAYDKSNSLTVRSAADSILEERAWNRVHAKDADYKEKAAAWLVTTGMKAKRKIGSGCGFGNIVGVCKKALKKSIETSPVTQNMGKLIKSMVCVARKHVKVSRGARSKKKNKNKLPRVIKVPKTGGSLALIPILAGLSALGTLAGGVSNIVKTIRSIRSNSGSPIQLGKGVYLNPHKSGGSYTIIRKSGAKRTGSGLKKTVTRRKKKISLKKIKNKKSPSRTRKSTKSKTNRKSSISKN, encoded by the coding sequence ATGTTACCACGTCAAAAGGTCAAGTCCAATAGCGGTACGGGGCTGTTgaacactataataaatagtttaccaGTTGAATTACATCTGCCGGGTTATCAGTACTGCGGACCGGGAACTAACTTAGAGAAAAGACTTGCTCTCGGACAGACCGGAATAAACGGTCTAGATTCGGCGTGCAGAGACCACGATATTGCGTACGATAAAAGTAATTCTTTAACTGTACGCAGTGCGGCCGATAGTATATTGGAAGAACGTGCTTGGAACAGAGTGCACGCGAAAGACGCTGACTACAAAGAAAAGGCCGCCGCGTGGCTTGTAACTACTGGTATGAAGGCTAAACGTAAAATCGGTAGCGGATGCGGGTTCGGTAATATTGTTGGCGTATGTAAGAAAGCGTTAAAAAAATCGATCGAAACAAGTCCGGTGACACAGAATAtgggtaaattaattaaatcgatGGTATGCGTGGCGCGAAAACACGTGAAAGTAAGCAGGGGCGCtcgatcgaaaaaaaaaaataaaaataaactgccTCGTGTGATCAAAGTCCCTAAAACTGGTGGTTCATTAGCGCTAATCCCTATATTAGCGGGACTTTCGGCTTTGGGTACGCTGGCCGGCGGGGTGTCCAACATAGTTAAGACGATACGCAGTATTAGATCGAACAGCGGATCGCCTATACAATTAGGTAAAGGCGTGTATCTAAATCCGCATAAAAGCGGGGGCTCGTATACTATTATTCGGAAATCTGGTGCTAAACGCACTGGTAGTGGATTGAAAAAGACTGTGACaagaaggaaaaaaaaaatatcattgaaaaaaataaaaaataaaaaatcaccgTCAAGAACGCGTAAGTCGACGAAATCGAAAACCAATAGAAAATCGTCGATatcaaaaaactaa
- the LOC126553641 gene encoding uncharacterized protein LOC126553641, which translates to MTQLGVQLADVNMPRPHDTQSPPDLIDTANFTIDFAGRKSIIIGLDPSNDFNISVQIITPSRFVCLSTDFLRRIYSLMGNILSIICEPPVKSRERLFLKDETITLSKTSYRGENMLVVESYLQQGCRVLLSRQNLLKLQDMQWIINETIALKSNILRDTVVNQIDLVATYLNANVHVEKTLTVEEIIAIVQNIHNDLAIMNIVPKNECNFTNQIKLFAYKQLAQRWFKKMHENGEDRMTTNDVGVSGTGVDDSNWPITLETINGSTMLSYTNY; encoded by the exons atgacTCAACTCGGCGTGCAACTAGCAGATGTAAATATGCCACGTCCGCACGATACTCAGTCACCGCCCGATTTAATCGATACCGCTAATTTCACCATAGACTTTGCCGGTCGCAAGTCTATCATCATCGGACTCGATCCATCTAATGATTTCAACATATCCGTACAAATAATTACACCATCACGGTTCGTATGCTTGTCAACTGATTTTTTACGACGTATTTACTCGTTGATGGGGAATATTCTATCGATTATATGCGAGCCACCGGTTAAGAGCCGTGAAAGGCTTTTCCTCAAAGATGAAACAATTACACTGTCCAAGACGAGTTATCGCGGTGAAAATATGCTGGTAGTCGAATCTTATCTCCAGCAAGGATGTCGCGTATTATTGAGTAGACAAAATCTACTGAAGCTTCAAGACATGCAATGGATAATCAACGAAACGATCGCATTGAAATCTAACATTTTACGTGACACGGTGGTTAATCAAATCGATCTTGTCGCGACATATTTAAACGCTAATGTACACGTGGAAAAAACCTTGACCGTTGAAGAAATTATAGCGATcgtacaaaatattcataacgATTTAGCGATAATGAACATTGTCCCAAAAAATGAATGCAATTTTACAAACcagataaaattgtttgcatACAAACAACTCGCTCAACGTTGGTTTAAGAAAATGCATGAAAATGGTGAAGACCGTATGACTACTAACGATGTCGGCGTCAGCGGTACCGGTGTTGATGACAGCAATtgg cCGATTACACTCGAGACGATCAATGGATCGACGATGCTCTCTTATACCAACTATTGA
- the LOC126553638 gene encoding uncharacterized protein LOC126553638 — MRKRATNEFEENFFKAQNNSVFGKTMENVRNRFDMKLVSCPQKMRKLINRPTFKQCTTYSENLAAVSMHKKEIDFCKPIYIGFAVLERSKTLMYDYHYNVMKRHYGDKITLLYTDTDSLLYRVLTDDFYSDLEGNPNLMNRTDTSNLPPDHACYTSARKRIPGLFKDETGGRTMYEFVALRAKSYAYDIEHSTTIRAKGIRGHVIRNHLTFDDHKRCLFAADNDDDDDDVESDERDDEFDAHMGKLIASSCARQVIACLHAAAAAAAAASTTPSTSYPLPPPPPQPLTQQSYELYTPYRENVSIRSFKHQMKTIKTMKLTLNRSDDKRHVLPDRVHTLAHGHYKIV; from the exons ATGCGTAAACGGGCGACGAATGAGTttgaagaaaatttttttaaagcacaAAATAACAGCGTTTTCg GTAAAACGATGGAGAATGTCCGAAATCGTTTTGATATGAAGCTCGTTTCATGCCCTCAGAAAATGCGAAAGCTCATTAACCGCCCAACGTTTAAACAGTGTACCACTTATAGTGAAAATCTTGCAGCAGTGTCTATGCATAAAAAAGAGATCGATTTCTGTAAACCAATTTACATCGGGTTTGCAGTCCTTGAGCGGAGCAAGACACTCATGTATGATTATCACTATAACGTCATGAAACGTCATTATGGTGATAAGATAACTCTGCTGTACACCGACACCG ATTCCCTCCTGTATCGAGTGTTGACGGACGACTTTTACAGCGACTTGGAGGGCAACCCGAACTTAATGAACCGTACGGATACCTCTAATCTGCCGCCGGATCATGCGTGTTACACGTCGGCGCGTAAGAGAATCCCCGGGTTGTTCAAAGACGAAACCGGGGGGCGCACCATGTATGAGTTTGTGGCGTTACGTGCTAAATCTTACGCGTATGATATTGAGCACTCGACCACCATACGAGCAAAGGGGATTAGAGGTCATGTGATCCGAAATCACCTAACGTTCGACGATCACAAGCGGTGTCTGTTTGCCGCCGAcaacgacgatgacgacgatgaCGTCGAATCCGATGAACGCGATGACGAGTTCGACGCACATATGGGTAAGCTGATAGCATCGTCTTGCGCGCGACAAGTCATCGCGTGCTTAcatgcagcagcagcagcagcagcagcagcatcGACAACGCCGTCAACATCTTATCCGCTcccaccaccaccacctcaACCACTAACACAACAGTCTTACGAATTGTATACCCCGTATAGAGAGAACGTGTCGATCCGATCGTTTAAACatcaaatgaaaacaattaaaacaatgaaattaaCATTGAACAGATCGGATGACAAACGACACGTTCTACCCGATCGTGTGCACACACTTGCACACggtcattataaaattgtataa
- the LOC126553631 gene encoding uncharacterized protein LOC126553631, producing the protein MDKSFLDVGGAYVNESPIREMFVHSFLPFSTSALNNGDEIRIAIQNRDAHTLPSDSFIYIEGKITKPDELKTEISLAHNGLTNLFNEMKYEINSTEVQRVKKPGITSAMKGYCSYSPADANILQNAAWDITGHNANFIKDGSFSGCIPLKHVFGFCEDYKRILVNCSQQLILNRSMSDLSSLHFTSVVGGDMNTETVKALVKKVKVQLTRVLWKIPVIKVDDRETLRVSKSAADEQTLLDGENMFASRKT; encoded by the exons ATGGATAAATCGTTCTTAGACGTGGGTGGTGCATATGTAAATGAATCGCCTATTCGAGAAATGTTTGTGCATTCTTTTTTACCGTTTTCGACGAGTGCGTTGAATAATGGCGATGAAATCCGTATAGCAATTCAAAACCGAGATGCACATACGTTACCGAGCGATAGTTTTATCTATATTGAGGGTAAAATAACGAAACCCGATGAACTTAAGACAGAAATAAGTTTAGCACACAACGGTCTAACGAATTTGTTTAACGAAATGAAATACGAGATTAACTCTACCGAAGTACAACGGGTTAAAAAACCTGGGATAACTAGTGCGATGAAAGGATATTGTTCGTATTCGCCTGCCGACgcgaatattttacaaaacgcTGCCTGGGATATCACTGGACACAATGCTAATTTCATTAAAGACGGTTCGTTCAGTGGATGTATACCGTTAAAGCATGTTTTCGGTTTTTGCGAGGACTACAAACGAATACTTGTGAATTGTAGCCAACAGTTGATATTGAATAGATCGATGTCGGATTTGAGTTCGTTACATTTCACTAGCGTCGTGGGAGGAGACATGAACACCGAGACGGTTAAGGCCTTGGTGAAAAAAGTCAAAGTACAACTAACGCGAGTGCTGTGGAAAATACCTGTTATTAAAGTCGATGATCgggaaa CTTTGCGAGTATCCAAATCTGCCGCAGACGAACAAACACTCTTGGATGGTGAAAACATGTTCGCAAGTAGAAAGACCTAG
- the LOC114130374 gene encoding uncharacterized protein LOC114130374 — translation MGRASVIKWAPPTTESHVRSAVPMTISATSTPPQVSSSARPSVISNQPAAVTPPTTTATPSRPTSPPPVQHCAPYTENTRKNIKRKKARMQLVNTPGFVEIESSLKRTTVWYFRKNVDNIASYRAFLHFLEPELIDKLRECVRIQPIKYNLKLEATYVVPNQDESAQNRAFKTCARELFAYSDVAGSIDRDLTALLAEEDAYAGKGSGFTLSCIDGLLLGVYEFTPMGGSSYLPLPESILNRKAVVNPQNIDRQCFKWAILAKHVSHDNRVHVGVNYSNEEYRYDFSALSVPTPVSEIKLFERANPGTSVNVYGVKNCKKNKKNKSSTQSAAYPLRVVDNEQPNHFDLLLIAGSEKNNHYTYISNFSRLVSLQKNNHGHRLFFCKKCFTSFDDQPLRYKLHGEEALARHRLVCGTHKPILPLMPAEGKTLEFNALCKTQRLPFVLYADFEALLPKTTQRYGVNTSALHSHHPMSYGFLVVAADGVPAELLEQFDIPRTPTVFRGSESVDDVAKRFVLAVTDVVDRICKLLKTTNVPIAMSVEDARAHGVKAACDLCAKTFIASNHKVAHHDHLSGRFLKTLCNTCNLKLQTPKFVPCYLHNLSNYDAHFIVTELGYDTDTISVIPNSEEKYISFSKYINNEFSVRFIDTCRFMASSLADLARNLTTADFCKFREVAKVFTPTQMPLVTRKGVFPYEYTDSYSKLRETELPARREFYSALTETHVSDADYKHATLVWNRFECQTLGDYSDLYLKIDVLLSADVFENFRDICISTYQLDPAYYYTAPGFSFDCMLKFTSVKLELLTDYEQVIFFELGIRGGLVQASGRHAKANNPKTPGYKAEEPNTWLVYQDCNNLYGWAMSEYMPYGGFSWYAGNPDVALAQLEWMSDTDDVGRVYEVDISYPTNTTICRSYRTPAFRVGLQSES, via the exons Atgg GTCGCGCTTCAGTTATAAAATGGGCACCCCCTACTACAGAGTCGCACGTTCGGTCAGCTGTTCCGATGACCATCTCAGCCACATCTACCCCGCCTCAGGTCTCGTCATCCGCCCGCCCATCAGTCATCTCTAACCAACCCGCCGCCGTAACACCTCCCACTACCACTGCGACTCCATCGAGACCGACTTCGCCACCGCCGGTACAGCACTGTGCTCCTTATACGGAAAATACtcgaaaaaatatcaaaagaaaaaaggcGCGTATGCAATTGGTGAATACGCCCGGCTTTGTTGAAATCGAGTCGTCGCTTAAACGTACGACCGTGTGGTACTTCAGAAAAAACGTCGATAACATCGCCAGTTATCGCGCTTTTCTCCACTTTCTGGAGCCGGAATTGATTGACAAATTACGCGAATGCGTGCGTATTCAACCGATTAAATACAACCTAAAATTGGAGGCCACTTATGTCGTACCTAACCAAGACGAATCTGCCCAAAATCGTGCATTTAAAACGTGCGCGAGGGAATTGTTTGCGTATAGCGACGTTGCGGGTTCCATCGATCGCGATTTAACCGCTCTTCTCGCCGAAGAAGACGCTTACGCGGGCAAGGGTAGTGGGTTCACCTTATCGTGTATCGACGGGTTGCTCTTGGGCGTGTACGAGTTCACACCGATGGGCGGCTCGTCGTACTTGCCGTTACCGGAAAGTATTCTAAATCGCAAGGCCGTCGTAAACCCACAAAACATTGATCGTCAGTGTTTCAAGTGGGCGATTCTGGCAAAACACGTATCACACGACAATCGTGTACATGTAGGCGTGAATTATTCGAACGAGGAGTACCGTTATGACTTTTCCGCGCTATCAGTCCCAACGCCCGTGTCGGAGATAAAATTATTCGAGCGAGCTAATCCCGGTACGTCGGTTAACGTATACGGcgtgaaaaattgtaaaaaaaataaaaaaaacaaatcttcGACACAATCGGCGGCGTACCCGCTGCGGGTGGTCGACAACGAGCAGCCGAATCATTTCGACTTGTTGTTGATCGCCGGTTCGGAGAAAAATAACCATTACACGTATATTTCGAATTTTTCGCGTCTAGttagtttacaaaaaaataatcacggtcaccgtttatttttttgtaaaaagtgTTTCACCAGTTTCGACGACCAACCTTTGAGGTATAAATTACACGGTGAGGAGGCGCTCGCGCGACATCGTCTGGTATGCGGTACGCACAAACCAATCTTACCCTTAATGCCGGCGGAGGGCAAAACGCTCGAATTCAACGCGCTGTGCAAAACGCAACGATTACCGTTCGTTTTGTACGCCGACTTCGAAGCTCTTCTCCCGAAAACGACGCAGCGCTACGGGGTAAATACCTCCGCGTTGCACTCGCATCACCCGATGAGTTACGGGTTTTTGGTAGTAGCTGCGGACGGTGTACCAGCGGAGCTGCTCGAGCAATTCGATATCCCGCGAACCCCCACCGTTTTTCGTGGCTCCGAGTCCGTCGACGATGTAGCCAAACGATTTGTCCTGGCCGTCACCGATGTGGTAGACAGAATATGTAAATTGCTCAAGACGACCAACGTACCGATTGCGATGTCTGTTGAGGATGCTCGCGCTCACGGAGTTAAGGCTGCGTGCGACTTGTGCGCGAAAACGTTTATCGCGAGTAACCACAAGGTCGCACATCACGATCACCTGTCCGGTCGTTTTCTTAAAACGTTGTGTAATACGTGCAATCTTAAATTACAAACGCCGAAGTTCGTTCCGTGCTATTTACATAATCTGTCGAATTATGACGCTCATTTTATCGTCACTGAGTTGGGGTATGATACCGATACGATATCGGTGATACCTAACAGCGAGGAAAAGTATATTTCGTTTTCGAAATATATCAACAACGAGTTCTCTGTTAGATTTATCGATACGTGTCGGTTCATGGCGTCGAGTTTGGCTGACTTGGCGCGGAACCTTACGACCGCGGACTTTTGCAAGTTTCGCGAAGTCGCAAAAGTGTTCACTCCGACGCAGATGCCACTGGTGACGCGCAAAGGCGTTTTTCCGTATGAATACACGGATTCCTACTCGAAATTACGCGAGACGGAGCTGCCAGCAAGGAGGGAGTTCTATAGTGCGTTGACCGAGACGCACGTGAGCGACGCCGATTATAAACATGCGACCCTGGTATGGAATCGTTTTGAGTGTCAGACTCTTGGCGATTATAGCGATTTATACCTCAAAATCGACGTACTGCTCAGCGCCGACGTGTTTGAAAATTTCCGTGACATATGTATATCGACGTACCAGCTGGACCCGGCGTATTATTACACGGCACCCGGGTTCAGTTTCGACTGTATGCTGAAATTCACGTCGGTCAAATTAGAACTCCTCACTGATTACGAACAGGTAATTTTTTTCGAGCTTGGAATTCGAGGGGGCCTGGTACAGGCGAGCGGACGTCACGCCAAGGCCAATAACCCGAAGACGCCCGGATACAAAGCCGAAGAGCCGAATACGTGGCTCGTATATCAagatt GCAACAATCTTTACGGATGGGCCATGAGCGAATATATGCCATACGGTGGTTTCTCGTGGTACGCGGGAAATCCAGACGTCGCGTTGGCTCAGCTGGAGTGGATGTCGGATACGGATGACGTGGGACGAGTCTACGAAGTCGACATTTCGTATCCGACAAACACAACGATATGCCGTTCCTACCGCACGCCAGCATTCCGCGTGGGTCTGCAGTCCGAAAGTTGA